One region of Juglans microcarpa x Juglans regia isolate MS1-56 chromosome 7S, Jm3101_v1.0, whole genome shotgun sequence genomic DNA includes:
- the LOC121240282 gene encoding F-box/WD-40 repeat-containing protein At5g21040 gives MAFECRDGPEVSKKLVDCVQNPCANHTGSNQFTSIPKTEKTSLLSSEFDSKPDKEKVSLSEPLSEFHSRKSIITSAVSKQFLANDVLPTFCRSITDLPPALISEILNCLDPKELGIVSCVSATLYKHAANHHAWKEFYCERWGLPTPPLGLGNSDEKSWKDLFVEREFRSKTFMGRYTTDVLYGHTEAVRTVFLLASAKLIFTSGYDTVVRMWNMEEGLSIASSRPLGCTIRAVAADTKLLVAGGTDGFIHGWKAVEQLQHLFDLKGSQSQSSEFRLWEHEGPITSLSLDLTRMYSGSWDMTVRVWDRFSLKCLKVLRHSDWVWGLVPHDTTIASASGSDVYVWDSSSGILMTSIHNAHIGNTYSLARSHTGNFLFTGGEDGTIHMFEITTHCAETTVFQVATWISHSGPVHSLAFEFPWLVSASSDGKMSLIDVRKLLRTKNSASSKRISRGKHVDKNSVEPPQRMLHGYGSNLFAVDIGVDRIVCGGEEGVVRIWNFSQALEIEKRILALRGIRLENRIRRRKLRIEMDGKGQTDQCSVAAKKNPINGDRGGVWNNKRGVSSKLKA, from the coding sequence atggCATTTGAATGCCGAGACGGTCCTGAGGTTTCTAAGAAGCTGGTAGATTGTGTTCAAAATCCTTGTGCAAATCACACTGGATCTAATCAGTTCACTTCCATACCCAAAACCGAAAAAACTTCACTTCTGAGTAGCGAATTTGATTCCAAGCCTGACAAAGAAAAGGTTTCACTTTCTGAGCCTTTATCGGAATTTCATTCCAGGAAAAGCATTATAACCTCTGCTGTTTCAAAACAGTTTTTGGCTAATGATGTTTTGCCCACTTTTTGTCGGTCAATTACTGATCTTCCTCCGGCACTGATTTCTGAGATTCTTAACTGCCTTGATCCGAAAGAACTTGGTATCGTGTCATGTGTCTCCGCAACTCTTTATAAGCATGCGGCCAACCACCATGCTTGGAAGGAATTCTATTGTGAGAGATGGGGACTTCCAACACCACCTCTGGGTTTGGGGAATTCAGATGAGAAGTCATGGAAGGATCTATTTGTGGAGAGGGAGTTTAGGAGTAAGACTTTTATGGGACGTTATACCACAGATGTTTTGTATGGTCACACTGAAGCAGTTCGCACTGTGTTCCTTCTGGCTTCTGCAAAGCTCATTTTCACGTCAGGCTATGACACAGTGGTTCGGATGTGGAACATGGAAGAAGGTTTGTCCATAGCATCCTCACGACCACTGGGTTGCACGATCCGAGCAGTTGCCGCAGATACAAAACTTTTAGTTGCTGGTGGTACCGATGGATTTATCCATGGTTGGAAGGCAGTGGAGCAGCTTCAACACTTGTTTGACCTTAAGGGTTCTCAAAGCCAGAGCTCAGAGTTCCGACTATGGGAACATGAGGGACCCATAACTTCTCTTTCTTTGGATCTTACAAGGATGTATAGTGGATCATGGGACATGACTGTTCGTGTGTGGGACCGTTTTTCGTTGAAGTGCTTAAAGGTTTTGAGGCATAGTGATTGGGTATGGGGACTTGTTCCTCATGATACTACAATTGCTTCTGCATCAGGTTCAGATGTATATGTTTGGGATTCCAGTAGTGGGATTTTGATGACCAGTATTCATAATGCTCATATTGGTAATACTTACTCTCTGGCACGAAGTCACACCggaaattttcttttcactgGAGGAGAAGATGGTACGATACACATGTTTGAGATTACAACTCACTGCGCTGAGACTACTGTTTTTCAGGTTGCTACATGGATTTCACACTCAGGTCCTGTGCATTCCCTTGCATTTGAGTTTCCGTGGCTTGTTTCAGCTTCTAGTGATGGAAAGATGTCACTAATTGATGTAAGAAAGCTGTTAAGAACTAAAAATAGTGCTTCAAGCAAGCGTATTTCAAGGGGTAAGCATGTGGACAAGAATAGCGTGGAGCCCCCACAGAGGATGTTACATGGGTATGGAAGCAATCTGTTTGCAGTTGACATTGGTGTTGATCGAATTGTGTGTGGAGGGGAGGAAGGTGTTGTTAGGATTTGGAACTTTTCACAAGCTTTGGAAATCGAGAAGAGGATTCTTGCTTTAAGAGGAATACGGTTAGAGAATAGGATAAGGCGGCGTAAGCTCCGAATAGAGATGGACGGTAAAGGTCAGACTGATCAATGTTCAGTTGCAGCCAAGAAGAACCCAATTAATGGTGATAGGGGTGGTGTTTGGAACAACAAGCGTGGGGTGAGCAGCAAGCTGAAGGCATAG